From a region of the Bacteroidia bacterium genome:
- a CDS encoding DUF5103 domain-containing protein yields the protein MSKSTYFALVVLFTAAGLSAQDSADYFGKRPFTYSDATYDSHIRSVLLHPFSDPTGFPLLQLNDPQARLLLSFDLLGGEDKDYYYTVIHCTHDWQPSPLLQSEYIDGFYDEQIFQYSPSRNTLQSYIHYEQFIPSASLRITKTGNYLVKVFPEGDPEHPVLSKRFLVIAGRLWCFAGVNQSSEVDSRWEKQELDFDLDYSSLPVVNPTSELKIVILKNRNWNRSTAAPAPFSHFDKKLSFRLNEALRFPGGKEFRYFNCNNIHSKSEWVEEIMTDSSASYFRLLPMKPLNKTHYLEYTDLNGGYMPDLAFSKQPEKEADYVFVEITLQTPPFPEKGNMYIYGQLTNWECQPEYRLKYDESAGAYKTRIYIKQGYYNFRFAFLYPGTEIPDEEKVDGTSYETENEYIILVYRSSPGSNFDSLEGFRLIRSYY from the coding sequence ATGAGCAAAAGTACATATTTCGCACTGGTCGTACTATTCACTGCTGCCGGATTATCAGCACAAGATAGCGCGGATTATTTCGGTAAAAGACCGTTCACATATAGTGATGCTACTTATGATTCGCATATTCGCAGTGTCCTGCTTCACCCATTCAGTGACCCCACCGGCTTCCCTCTGTTGCAGCTGAATGACCCTCAGGCCAGACTACTGCTGAGTTTTGACTTGCTGGGCGGGGAAGACAAAGATTATTATTATACAGTGATCCATTGCACGCACGACTGGCAACCCTCGCCTCTTCTGCAATCGGAATATATAGATGGTTTCTACGATGAACAAATCTTTCAGTACTCCCCGTCGAGGAATACCCTACAATCCTACATTCACTATGAGCAATTTATTCCTTCTGCGAGTTTGCGCATCACCAAAACCGGAAATTACCTGGTTAAGGTATTCCCGGAAGGAGATCCCGAACATCCGGTACTCAGCAAACGCTTTCTGGTAATCGCCGGCAGACTATGGTGTTTCGCAGGAGTGAACCAAAGTTCAGAAGTGGATTCACGATGGGAAAAACAGGAGCTGGATTTTGACCTGGACTACAGTTCCCTTCCTGTAGTAAACCCTACCTCTGAATTAAAGATCGTTATCCTCAAGAACAGAAACTGGAATCGTTCAACAGCCGCTCCTGCGCCATTCAGTCACTTCGACAAAAAACTTTCCTTCCGCCTGAATGAAGCCCTGCGATTCCCCGGCGGAAAAGAATTTCGTTATTTTAACTGCAACAATATCCATTCGAAGAGCGAATGGGTGGAGGAAATCATGACGGATTCCTCCGCAAGCTACTTCCGCTTACTCCCAATGAAACCACTTAACAAAACCCACTACCTGGAATACACTGACCTTAACGGCGGTTATATGCCGGATCTTGCCTTTTCTAAACAGCCCGAAAAGGAAGCAGATTATGTTTTTGTAGAGATTACCCTGCAGACTCCGCCTTTTCCGGAAAAGGGGAATATGTATATCTATGGCCAACTCACCAACTGGGAATGCCAACCTGAATACCGGTTGAAATATGATGAATCTGCAGGAGCGTACAAAACCCGGATATACATTAAGCAAGGTTACTATAACTTTCGGTTCGCATTTCTCTACCCCGGAACGGAAATTCCGGATGAAGAAAAGGTGGATGGCACCAGTTATGAAACCGAGAATGAATACATCATCCTTGTATACAGGTCGTCCCCCGGCTCCAACTTTGACTCGCTGGAAGGCTTTAGGTTAATTAGGTCATACTACTGA
- a CDS encoding FAD:protein FMN transferase, whose translation MRLNANIPKVCAIIYATCLMNACGPPDTGSGLFETDGFYNGMVYHVLYHDTLRRDLAQEIDSIVWSYAASMSPDDTNSVLFRLNHNDTTLILTETMIRAVRNQKVADSITGGYLPLTTGALKERWGLNYKKLKPGWREPSPEELDSLLREMRNRDVALYVRDFTPRQVGEEQRNADQKFWLENIRLRRSAMIDPEALCRGLLTDLISEYLELEGISDYSVQVDKVIRTSGRMKNKPWKVGFERPELSDDIFYESTIELGDASVATSGFTRKAVSTPGGDYLPVIHPFTGKPVPFSFISFSVIAEDATSADLYSHALAGMGIEQAMAFAQKHGWEIYIVEKTESGDFRTHSTLKKSRNRQSKE comes from the coding sequence ATGCGTCTGAATGCAAATATACCCAAGGTTTGTGCCATTATTTACGCTACCTGTTTAATGAATGCATGCGGACCCCCGGATACAGGGTCAGGACTATTCGAAACGGATGGATTTTACAATGGAATGGTTTACCATGTTCTGTATCACGACACGCTTCGGCGCGACCTGGCTCAGGAAATAGACAGTATTGTCTGGTCCTATGCGGCCAGTATGTCACCTGATGACACGAACTCGGTGTTATTCAGACTGAACCACAATGATACCACGCTCATACTCACGGAAACCATGATCCGCGCCGTGCGCAATCAGAAAGTAGCGGATAGTATAACCGGCGGATATTTGCCTCTTACTACAGGTGCCCTGAAAGAGCGCTGGGGTTTGAATTACAAAAAACTGAAACCAGGATGGCGGGAGCCCTCCCCGGAGGAACTGGACTCGCTGCTGCGGGAGATGCGAAACAGAGATGTTGCCTTGTATGTGAGGGACTTTACCCCGCGGCAGGTAGGAGAGGAGCAACGGAATGCAGATCAGAAATTCTGGCTGGAAAATATCCGGTTGCGGCGATCCGCTATGATTGATCCCGAAGCATTGTGCCGGGGATTATTGACTGATCTGATTTCAGAGTATCTGGAACTGGAAGGAATTAGTGATTATTCCGTACAGGTAGACAAGGTGATCCGCACTTCCGGACGGATGAAGAACAAACCATGGAAGGTTGGATTCGAACGTCCGGAATTGTCTGACGATATATTTTATGAGAGCACCATTGAGCTGGGAGACGCTTCTGTGGCCACTTCCGGTTTTACGCGTAAAGCAGTATCAACTCCCGGCGGTGATTATCTACCGGTTATCCATCCTTTCACCGGCAAACCGGTTCCGTTTTCTTTTATTTCGTTTTCCGTTATCGCAGAGGATGCTACTTCTGCGGATCTGTATTCACATGCGCTGGCTGGTATGGGAATTGAACAGGCCATGGCCTTTGCGCAAAAGCATGGTTGGGAAATTTATATTGTTGAAAAAACGGAAAGCGGGGATTTCCGTACGCATAGTACATTGAAGAAAAGCCGTAACCGGCAATCCAAGGAATAG
- a CDS encoding acyl-CoA thioesterase — translation MRDYKHFTPIQIRFKDIDALGHVNNANHITYLELARISYFEEVVGSNINWNEKGIILANSSIDYLSPVYLKEALKVGTRCSGLGTKSFTLEYSMQVERGGKTVEVAKARTVLVCYNYRKSQPMNMPPVWRKKLVAFDQPKQK, via the coding sequence ATGAGGGATTACAAACATTTCACGCCTATCCAGATACGGTTCAAGGATATAGACGCCCTTGGGCATGTAAATAACGCCAATCACATCACCTACCTTGAGCTGGCACGGATCTCGTACTTCGAAGAGGTAGTAGGGTCTAATATCAACTGGAATGAAAAAGGCATTATCCTGGCTAATTCTTCCATAGATTATCTCTCACCGGTCTACTTAAAAGAGGCGCTGAAAGTGGGGACACGCTGTTCCGGCCTTGGAACAAAAAGTTTTACTCTTGAATACAGTATGCAGGTGGAACGCGGAGGTAAAACAGTTGAAGTGGCGAAGGCCCGTACCGTATTGGTTTGCTACAACTACCGCAAGTCACAGCCTATGAACATGCCTCCTGTATGGAGGAAGAAACTCGTTGCTTTTGACCAGCCGAAGCAGAAATAG
- a CDS encoding T9SS type A sorting domain-containing protein, giving the protein MKTTLLSLIVLSATLPAISGGINHSSDRHEVRYVTNNKKLPDPAYQQVLRLSHAWEQFLKSAGSWQVLFNEESQKPHKAYGAPVPVSGATAELRAKSFVNTYLAGYRINWSDLRLSSVPVGGGFEFVNFYQYYQGVRVLDSRLQVKMTPSHEVVGFGMDLFDISTLSIIPSLSSQAAETAAKTGITHQINSSSVTPDLFILPVPGYRNYSYHLVYEVNVLCKDAENIPVNYRTLIDAHSGKVLSRTNMVKHAVSANTDVNMSATVYTSHVYNPSSSVPLVNMRINVNSSNQYTDQTGYLGLTNTTPTTATFYLEGLWCDVNTNNTTPSFSGTLNPGVNNISFNSNANIRELSGYYHVNMVHDYMKSWFPTFPSMDNPLTTNIDVNGSCNAFYNGPSINFYQTDATCNCLSQCADVVYHEYGHGISDKFYQWQSASFNNGAMGEGYSDVWGCSITQSPLLGVGFYVANQDPIRRYDQDLKRYPEDIVGEVHADGEIIAGAWWDVSQLLNVNYMNKLFTDTHWSLVTGPDGSEGQVYYDILVEALQADDVPSNGGDNNICNGTPNGIQILQGFAMHGITLITNVNLTHSEVLTAPPAAPIAVNVNLTNANYICGTAGAVLFWRTDDVSPWNQVLMTGTPPAMTGIIPAQASGTIVRYYVAATDNNNTIVANVLPVGADATSNPNIPYYILVDYIRIVIDDFENYDINNPSWFPGATGDNATTGVWEFANPPVASYLTWPDPNSIVQPGTQHTSPGSKCFVTENTSSSMAGAGAEDVDGGRTTLESPLYDLSSYMNPVVSYWRWYSNDQGATPGTDYWQTLVSNDGGVNWDTIEYTSVADHSYRRYAFKLSDVSSPSSQVVFRFIAEDAGAGSLIEAALDDLEIWDLTSSGMDDNQSIVAFYGYPNPTTDQFTVNFMLAGSSQVILQVTDALGRIVQEIAAGHLSGGNHQIKMDMSNLASGVYTLRLTSGNSVRTLRVAVQ; this is encoded by the coding sequence ATGAAAACAACATTACTCTCCCTTATTGTCCTGTCGGCTACCTTGCCGGCAATATCCGGTGGAATTAACCATAGTTCCGACCGACACGAGGTACGCTATGTTACAAACAATAAAAAGCTTCCTGATCCTGCCTACCAGCAGGTATTGAGGCTCTCGCATGCATGGGAGCAATTCCTTAAATCAGCAGGATCATGGCAGGTACTATTCAATGAAGAAAGTCAGAAACCGCACAAGGCGTACGGGGCTCCCGTGCCGGTGAGCGGTGCTACGGCTGAACTGAGAGCCAAAAGTTTTGTGAACACCTATCTCGCCGGCTATCGTATCAATTGGTCCGATCTGCGGCTTTCATCAGTTCCTGTGGGAGGAGGTTTCGAATTCGTTAATTTTTACCAGTATTATCAAGGAGTGCGTGTGCTCGACAGCCGCCTGCAGGTTAAAATGACGCCTTCCCATGAAGTGGTTGGTTTCGGGATGGACTTGTTTGACATATCGACGTTAAGCATCATCCCATCACTTTCCTCACAGGCCGCTGAAACCGCCGCAAAAACAGGGATTACTCATCAAATTAATTCTTCTTCCGTAACTCCGGACTTGTTTATCCTTCCTGTACCCGGCTATCGTAACTATTCGTATCACCTGGTGTACGAAGTAAATGTTCTGTGTAAGGACGCGGAAAATATTCCTGTTAATTACCGGACCCTGATAGATGCACACAGCGGAAAAGTCCTGTCACGTACCAATATGGTGAAACACGCCGTGTCGGCCAATACGGATGTAAACATGAGCGCAACGGTTTATACAAGTCATGTATATAATCCCAGTTCCTCTGTTCCGCTTGTGAACATGCGCATCAATGTGAACAGCAGCAACCAGTATACCGACCAAACCGGATACCTTGGTCTTACGAACACCACTCCAACTACCGCTACTTTCTACCTGGAAGGTCTTTGGTGCGACGTGAATACAAATAATACAACGCCGTCTTTTTCCGGAACATTGAATCCAGGCGTGAACAATATTTCTTTCAATTCTAACGCCAATATCCGTGAGTTATCAGGATATTATCATGTAAACATGGTGCACGATTACATGAAATCCTGGTTTCCCACATTCCCAAGTATGGACAACCCGCTAACTACGAATATAGATGTAAACGGAAGCTGCAATGCATTTTACAATGGCCCGTCCATTAACTTTTATCAGACAGATGCTACCTGTAACTGTCTTTCCCAGTGTGCCGATGTGGTTTACCATGAATACGGCCATGGCATCAGCGATAAGTTTTATCAATGGCAGAGCGCTTCATTCAATAACGGCGCAATGGGAGAAGGATACAGTGATGTCTGGGGTTGTTCCATTACTCAAAGTCCTCTTCTCGGTGTTGGTTTCTATGTTGCAAACCAGGATCCCATCCGGCGTTACGATCAGGACCTCAAACGTTACCCGGAAGATATTGTCGGAGAGGTTCATGCTGACGGAGAGATCATTGCCGGTGCATGGTGGGATGTATCCCAACTGCTGAACGTTAACTATATGAATAAACTTTTCACCGATACGCATTGGTCATTGGTAACAGGCCCTGACGGCTCGGAAGGTCAGGTTTACTATGATATTCTGGTGGAGGCGCTGCAGGCCGATGATGTTCCCAGCAACGGAGGTGACAACAACATATGTAACGGAACCCCCAATGGTATCCAAATCCTGCAGGGATTTGCCATGCATGGGATCACCCTTATTACCAACGTCAACCTGACGCATTCAGAAGTGCTCACGGCTCCTCCTGCCGCACCCATCGCGGTAAATGTGAATCTGACAAATGCGAATTATATCTGCGGAACAGCAGGCGCAGTCCTTTTCTGGAGAACGGATGATGTATCTCCCTGGAATCAGGTACTGATGACCGGAACTCCACCGGCTATGACGGGTATCATTCCTGCCCAGGCTTCGGGAACCATTGTCCGTTATTATGTAGCCGCTACGGATAACAACAATACAATTGTTGCTAATGTACTTCCGGTAGGAGCAGATGCAACATCCAATCCGAACATCCCTTATTACATATTGGTGGATTATATACGGATCGTGATTGATGATTTTGAAAATTATGATATAAACAATCCCAGCTGGTTTCCGGGTGCTACGGGTGATAATGCTACAACCGGTGTGTGGGAGTTTGCCAATCCGCCTGTTGCCTCTTATCTCACCTGGCCGGATCCGAATAGCATTGTTCAGCCGGGCACACAACACACTTCTCCAGGATCAAAATGTTTTGTGACGGAAAACACAAGCAGTTCCATGGCAGGGGCCGGAGCTGAAGATGTGGACGGAGGCCGTACAACGCTTGAATCACCTCTATATGATTTGTCTTCTTATATGAATCCGGTGGTATCTTACTGGAGATGGTATAGCAATGATCAGGGAGCTACACCGGGAACGGATTACTGGCAAACGCTGGTAAGTAACGACGGCGGTGTGAACTGGGATACCATCGAATATACGAGTGTAGCGGATCACAGTTACCGCCGGTATGCCTTCAAGTTATCCGATGTCAGTAGCCCGTCCTCGCAGGTGGTTTTCCGTTTTATTGCAGAGGATGCAGGGGCAGGATCTCTCATCGAAGCAGCGCTGGATGATCTTGAAATATGGGATCTCACCTCCAGCGGAATGGATGACAATCAGAGTATTGTTGCATTTTACGGCTATCCGAATCCAACGACTGACCAGTTTACTGTTAATTTCATGCTGGCCGGTAGCAGTCAGGTAATTCTTCAGGTTACGGATGCACTGGGAAGAATAGTGCAGGAAATCGCGGCCGGGCACTTGTCCGGCGGAAATCATCAGATTAAAATGGATATGAGTAACCTGGCTTCCGGAGTTTATACGCTGCGTCTTACATCCGGAAACTCGGTACGCACCTTGCGGGTGGCAGTGCAGTAG